The Parashewanella tropica genome window below encodes:
- a CDS encoding MDR family MFS transporter encodes MKSDISFTRLKQFPPLMWVLLFGSFITRGSFYMVWPFLAVILYEKFALSATEVGSILSLAAIISVFISFIGSTLSDKFGRKPMMFGTGILYIISFSLLAEADSVLAFTIVITLCSIATSLWRPLTSALIGDILPQTESRELAMQSLYFAVNVGCAIGPMLGVWLGLTGEQSSFYITVVAFAILLLLLFVGFKHQEKSATQTTASNESDTLIVAKKKKNTSFSKTLEILIKDRLLQCLILANVLCLFIYGQMDSSLIQYLTREQVPNLLELISSMIFVNALVIISCQFVLLKLMASRPLLVRIRIGLVMLMLSQVWFAINPLHFFIGWIGAVIIMSLAEAILFPTMNVHVDRIAPEKLRGAYFGATAFYDLGFAIAPIGGGIILDLYDGTWLFSLCAGIALIVFGLYHIMGTLNRPDFVTEQLNSAEKTN; translated from the coding sequence ATGAAAAGTGATATATCGTTTACCAGATTAAAACAGTTTCCCCCCTTAATGTGGGTTTTGCTGTTCGGTTCTTTTATAACACGTGGCAGCTTTTATATGGTTTGGCCATTTCTTGCTGTGATCCTATATGAAAAGTTTGCGTTAAGTGCAACTGAAGTAGGATCTATTTTGTCGTTAGCAGCAATAATTTCAGTCTTTATAAGTTTTATAGGTAGTACTTTATCGGATAAGTTTGGTCGTAAGCCAATGATGTTTGGTACAGGGATCCTATATATCATTTCATTTAGTTTGCTGGCTGAAGCTGATTCGGTTTTGGCTTTTACCATAGTAATAACTCTGTGCTCTATAGCCACGTCCTTATGGAGACCACTTACTTCAGCGCTAATAGGTGATATTTTACCTCAAACCGAATCTCGTGAGCTTGCGATGCAGTCATTGTATTTTGCCGTGAATGTAGGTTGTGCAATAGGGCCAATGCTGGGGGTATGGTTAGGGCTGACAGGTGAGCAGTCTAGTTTCTATATCACTGTAGTGGCTTTTGCTATTTTGTTACTGTTGTTGTTCGTTGGTTTTAAACATCAAGAAAAAAGTGCAACTCAAACTACGGCATCTAATGAGTCCGATACTCTTATCGTTGCAAAGAAAAAAAAGAACACAAGCTTTAGCAAGACATTAGAGATATTGATAAAAGATAGATTATTACAGTGTCTGATCTTGGCAAATGTGCTTTGTCTATTTATTTACGGACAAATGGATAGTTCGTTAATTCAGTATCTAACCCGCGAACAAGTGCCAAATTTGTTGGAACTGATATCGTCGATGATCTTTGTTAACGCCTTAGTGATTATTTCTTGCCAGTTTGTTCTGCTGAAATTAATGGCATCACGTCCTCTTTTGGTTCGTATCAGGATTGGGCTGGTAATGTTGATGCTGTCACAAGTTTGGTTTGCAATTAATCCATTACACTTTTTTATCGGCTGGATTGGCGCGGTGATCATTATGAGTTTGGCTGAAGCTATTTTGTTTCCAACCATGAATGTTCATGTTGATCGTATTGCACCTGAAAAATTAAGAGGAGCCTATTTTGGTGCAACAGCATTCTATGATTTAGGATTTGCGATAGCACCAATTGGCGGTGGTATTATTCTCGATTTGTACGATGGAACTTGGCTATTCTCATTATGTGCAGGGATTGCTCTTATAGTGTTTGGTCTGTATCACATAATGGGGACTTTAAATCGGCCGGACTTTGTAACTGAACAACTCAATTCAGCAGAAAAAACCAATTGA